The genomic region ttctaatataaattactaCGTAGctcataaatatgtaattgcTTTTAATAcatcttcatttttaaaatacgcTACTGATACAAAGTGTACACgattaattttctttaagttttttattttcaacgAACTAGAGCATCAATTAGGGTCATTATGGAAAATTGTATACCTAAGgtaatattcctttttttttttaaactattaaattcatacataaattacttatttatgataaaatatgttaCAGTGCAATTAACGTAAAACTTAATACTTaggtaatttttaataattcttttaaattcaGAATTTCACTCTTTCTGGAACGGCAGGATTTGGGCTAACCCTCAGAGAACCATTTACGACTATTAGAacttacataaaaaataaaactaaattCTTAGAAACGGCAAATAACAAAGATTTATTTAGAAATGAATGCAAACAATTAGCTGATTAtctaattaataatatgtcTCCTCCTCAGGGTACAAGCCAAATTATGTGGGAATCCTTATTAAAGTTTTGGTTAAATCAGTACTTTAAGGGTATAACTAATTATGGTGGATGCCCCATGAtcttaaaaaaagaacataaagaacttttagaattaaaatataaagaagaggatttttgtaaaaaaagaactatAGATTTGAAGGAAATAGAgaacttaaaaaaaactaaCTCAGGTAAATGTGAAActatatgtttaaaaaaatgcaaagcATATAATGCATGGATTATAGAGATGCAGAAGCAATttgaagaaaagaaaagtctctttaaaaattgttacaCAAAAGAAAGtcccaaaaaaaaatcaaaaaaacaaatcCCAGAACCAGTATGCAACATATTGGATCAGAATACATTTAAAGAACTTTCTGAATGTATAACCCCGAATTCAGTAGAAACTACTGAAAGTTTACTTGAAACAGAAAGTAAAGGTTTAGAAACTCAAATTCAAAATACAGATCAAATTATACCCAAATCTCACGTCCAACAAGAAACAGATGTGCAAGTTACACCCGAACATCCAACTGAAATTGAATCACATATTTCACAACCTCCACCAGAACATATTAAAAGTGAAGTTTCAGAAATTAAACATTCAACTAAAGAAACTGAGGATTCACAATCTTTAGCAGATGCATCATTAGAAAAAGCTAAAATTTCTGAAGATGTACATGTAGCATCAGAAGATACTAATGAATCATCACCTCCAACTGTTCAAGACATGCAATTATCTCCTGATCGTGAGAATACCCAAACAACTGATAAATCATCGATATATACCTTAGAACATAGTCCTCCTCAAATACCCCATACTACAGGTATCACTAATTCTACTTATATTTCTACATTTGCAATAACTatactaaataatatatacatatatatgtataaaatacaattataGGTACGACATTAAATCCAAGAGATAAATATACATCATCTATTTTAATAAGCTtggtaattattattatattttctctttttattaaagtaatataataataaaggcttaaaaatatgaaaatcatttatttattgtaatagcttattttataaaaatgtttttcttATACTATAGTTTGCTTTAACTggaatgtttaaaaaaaaaaaaaagataagtaGAAGACATGTGAAATTTCTGAGATTGCTTGTACCTTCATTTTCTAAcaagaaaagtaaaatttttacggATGATCCTTTAGAACACACAATAtatgatgatgaagaaattataaaaaaaataaaaataaatgaacttacaaaaaatgtaaatttatcaAAGCGAACAAGAGACAGATCCAAAATCATAGTAGAAGTACATATGGAAGTACTCGAAGAATTCAGAAATAAAGAATGGGAAAACATCCAAGAcgaatttttagaaatatgcATAGATGAGTTCACAAAAGAGGATAATATAACCTTTCCTAATTTAATTGATGATGAtctaataatagaaaatattaaatgtatcagtgatattaaaaaacaaaatattctaTGGAATAAATGGATACAAAGACATAAAAATCTTTCTCAAAATCTGAAAAAAGACGATTggtttaataatttgaagGATGAATGGAAAAGAGAAGTATCTTACATACAAGAAatggaagaaataaaaaagaaatcttcaaatgaaaatcaaaaagtttcatttttagaaagagaaaaagatatatggaGACAGTGGATATCAAAAAAGGGTATGATTATACAACAACATCTTGATCAGTACTGGAATAATGGATTAGCAGAGGAGTTGCAGAATATCTCAGATGAATATGTAAATGAAGAtactaaaaattatgtatcaCTATTAAATGTAGAAGAATTGAAGCacaaagaaaattatgaagaattatataaatatataaaaaaaaaattattaacaaagcTTTGTATTCTCGTGCTTATAGCAGTATTAGAAGAATGTAAAAAGGAGGTAAACCTTGAAAATAGGGAATCATATTTGGATAGATCCATAAATGAATGGAAGGGAGAAAGATATTCAAgtaaaaaacaagaaattacagaaaatataattgaatataataacaatgatatagaaaataaaagaaatgagGAATTTGATGCTCATATATGGAAAGATTGTTTCAGAAATGAGATAGAAGATTGGATAAGAGAAGATGATTTATATGCAAATTCTATAGTTAGTGATAGAACAGTAGACAAATCGGATGAAATAGCAGAAAAACCGTTTCTATAAATTCATAGGTATACttccataatatatttagatgatatttaagaaaaaaggctattaatgaaaaatattatttaaattttttaatgtctctaaataataaaaaaaataaatataaagtaatacgtaatataaagaaaaaaaaaatcattaaatATGAAGTTTGAAATTGAAGCActtcaaatatattacaattatatatacattttttatttctgtaATATTAACcattaaaacaatatattaatacttgcttcaataaaagtaataagaTATTAATATACCTATACAAAAAAGcagttaatattaatattttccgaAAAAGTTAAActtggaaaaaattataatttggAATAAggaaacaaaacaaaataaataaattgtaaCACTATTCTTGAATTAAtacaatattattacaaaaatttctataattctattttatcCTATTACTTCATAATATGTAGTTATTTTCacatttagaaatatatttatttgtatctTTTTTACATTCCCATAGTTCGACcgttttatgttttaatttatataaagattttgttcataaaaaaaaaaaaaaaggaaaaaaaatccTTATGAAAacataatgataatttacagaaaatttatattataagttacattaaagaaaaatgtatgcTATATACTTGATGAAAACATCTTAATCTGTTATGAGTTAATTGATGTTTGCATATTAATAGCGTTCATTTATTGTATATCTTTAAACATTTATCTGTTAGATATATTTGtgttcttttaaattatttattttttctccaaattaaaaaattatatttaaaaattccaTTTCTTAATGACGAAATTCATTTTctccataatatatatggcaTAATAAACGAAACacattcacatatatatatatatatatattgataaaaaaaatattttttcattcataGGAAAATAGGAAAAAGATAGCATAAATCATtttgctttatattttactacaaCTGTAGGAGCCATTCTCAATTAGGAagtgttatataataatatttctaaagaattgtattatttattgtattacttataaattgctaaaatgtaaaataattattattaatgatttataaaatattattaaaaatgacaACATTATAGTAAATCATGGAAATGATGTATCAAATCCATTTtgcaatattattattcatttgcCATTCTATGCTAtgtcatataaatatattttatgatattatcattttatgtCCTCACTAAAACATGATATTAATTAGTTTTTAACTAAATATTCActttcatatttaataagttaatttttccttttaaaatataaacctCTTTTTACCTTTTTGCGCATATTTCAACAACCATAAAAAGTTTGATAcccataatttttataatattttacttcctattagaaaatttttttttttaaaaatattctaaaaatattaattaaaattatttaatattacaattcttacaatatattaataaataaaaaaagtttttattataaaattttattaataaaacaaataatattattggtATTAACgtataatagtaaaaaattatacaagcAAATTGTTATTCCGTTTTctttagaattattaaaattcatACCAAACAAagagatatataataattttttcttaggatatttcattatatttattcttatcttttaatatcataaatattcaatcagtaaaaaattaaataataaaaatatgtaaataatgtttcttttaattaaacaaattgTGTCAAAAATAATGGCAAGcatcataatttattttacagaacttcgtttattaataaaaaaaaattgtacaaaaaatataaaatatgaagcaaaaaataaaataaaaaaatgaaacaataattaacataaaaaaaagaaaaaataattaagaaagttaaaaaaattaagatataaagtaaaaagagaataaaaataaaaaactaagaagaatatatataatacataaaataaattcagaaaataatagaaagattagaaaaataaaaaacaaaattaaaaaaactcctaaaattttgaaaaaaagtgtaaaaaAACCTAAGGAAAGTATTATCcattttaaatgttaaaaagtttttttttaattctttattattattctctGTATAATTGTCAATTATGTTTAAACCTAATTTAAGTATAAATTcaatattgtaatttttatttttttgtatttttttctaatttaatttttatcttcatttctaaattattatatttattatattcacataattacgcagaataatattttcataaaaaaaaaaaattataataacaagAATGTTAATAAAGAGGTAAGggatttattaataaaacatatatggATAATATTGATGATATacttatatgttaaaaagtAACGAATTGGATTACTTATTATAACGCTTGAAATTTTATCtttctatctatatatatatatatatatacatatacatgtttagTTTAAGTTTTACAATAAtcctatattttattattatttatattttaaaattaaatttaaaaaaaaaaaataataaaaaaaataattaaatattattaaaatattgtaagTTGACACaggtatataaataaatatttaattacatttaagtaaatatagGTGTTTCTTTATAGAATTGTTTTAAccttattataaaaattataatacttaattttttggatccatatttttttcattgaaaaatttttattttattatttttttttaaatagtaatTTAAATACTTTTTGTAAACCATTTTCTCATGTTCCgcgttatttttatacttattattttaGAGTTTATGcttttgtaatttaatatattttattggaaattaaataatataaaataaaactatatattattaaagatGAATGgactattcttttttatattggcTTCTGCTgtcatatttaaattatcatcAACTAGTTTAATTGATGGTTGCTGTAGTGgggtaatataaaatatttcaaataaatatatttaaattttagttaattctacttaaaaattatgttaatataaaaaacatatattcttttttatattttatttagataTTTACTGGAAAAACGAAACCTCCACTTTGTAAATCTTATACTACTTCTGAAGATATGCCAACAGTATATTTAAGACAAACGATagataaaaacattttatcaGAATCACGTAAAGCATTTGATTGGGAATTATGGTTGAAGAAAcaggaaaaagaaatgataGAAGAttttgaaaaggaaaatgatGCTTGGTTTAAAAACAAAGATAAggcatttaataattttttgaacaaATTAGAGGAAAAATGGTCGCATTATAATCCCAGAATGCACGAAGAATATCAGACAGATCTTTATGATGTATGTTCTAATTGGAGTGACGATGAATGGATAGAGTGGTTCAGAACACGTGGATTagattatataatatcaGATTTTGAAAGTTGGTTCAACGAAAATATACCCTCctacaataaaattatgagatccaaatttattaagttgagtaaaaggaagaaatatGAATGGGATGCATATCCAAATAGATTTTACGAAGCGCGTTATTGGGTACATTGGAATGAAAAAGCTTTATATGAAGATCcagatattaatataaaagtttCAGCCTATTTATATTggataaaaagaagaaaaaatgaaaagaaacaGTGGGACTGTTTAATTAAGcgtattaaaaagaaatatgtagATAATAAAATCCCAGCGTTTACACAGTGGTGCGAAAAAACTACGGAGGCTTATAATAATTGgttattatacttttatataaattggatagaaaataaatactGGAATTGGTggattaaagaaaaaaaaatgaaatagacttgtgaataaaaataatagatattgtataaaaatgaacGGAATgtaatttcaaaattttcttctatttaaTTTCCAAGGTAGATATTTCATCAAGCAAAAATGAAGGCTAGGAGACAGACAAATACGCataatggaaaatatataaaatagagatttataaattaactatttttcattatagaGCTATGTGAAGTGaatatcttatatttttcttaaaggAAGAAGATGGctattctaaaaaaaaaaaaaagtagaataaaaataaagctggatcaatgaaaacaaaaattcaAGAGGGTAGTGTTTACATTTGAAAAATCACATTAAATCAAAACATAGAATACTTATATAATGGTAACTGTAATTTTAGAAacctaaataaaaaatcacaatttatttttaaattcattagCATTTATTGTATTTGTGTTTAAATagtgtttatttttttacattcttttttgttattgaatttatttagtatatgtaaaatataatattttaaaaaagtacttttgtttttttcttgtaagttataaaaataatttaatatttataatcatTTATACCATTAtgtgtttttattatacagaTAATTCTTAGttattactatatttatttccatATATCATAATCATACTTCTATAATTAGTATATCTCATATAATTAAACACTTATCTTTagatttaaatttattagtgagaatataaacatttcattgtacaattaaaattaaaaaaaaaagtatataaatcctcatttgaataaatttttttatctctttaatattaaaaaaaaattaaatataaaaaagtgtACTTTGCACCTTATAACATAAGCTTAGTTTGTTTAATTtgtaaaagtatatatataaattacccTGAATTTATTGACATAAaggttattatatttttattagataAATAAGAGttaataatcatttttaatcATAATGTTGCACATTATgacatttaataatattattcaaaattatgtatatgaagtttttgtattattttatatagtatatattgaAAGGATTACACGCTATATATTTAACCATTATTATAAAggattaaaatatttaaatattttctagtacatttttatatttattttatttattatacttcTGGAAGATGCTTTTCAAttgaatatttcttttttctacaGTTGCAgagttaatatattatctaaaattttattatttccttttttcttcatttcttCTAATAAAGTATccctttaaaaatatatttcattgtaTTACCTCtttacatacaaatatatatccttttttttatgtttaatttttaataacaaaaaataaaaggcaatatttttccctttttttctcattttccAATATATATTGTAGCGCAATATTCCATATtaacgaaaaataaaaaaattgcataatttaatatataaataagtatattcttagacaaaacatatatatcatgAATTAATTCATACATAAACCAAATATTACGGATATAAATGGTGGAATAGTTGGTGTGTTATGGGAATGGCACGTAATGATGACTTTTGTACATTCATACAGAAAAAGTGACTGATAAGGGGGGAAAGGATTCGCAAAGAAGCGAAGCAGTAGAAAAAATTGGTAagtaatttacaaaaatcatatttaattaaatattttaaaagtagagaaaaaacaaaaaatgggtaaactcctttttttaattaatggaagtatttttttgttaagaaaattagtaataataaataaggaaTTTTTAACCCCCATTTAACAAAAGGCTATAAATTAGAAAGAAAATAGGGATAAAACAGACAAAAGTATATctaacaataaatattaaaacacttataaaattttccaaTATTTAACTACTAAAGTTAATACATTTCATGggtatattattaatgttcTATTCTTATGATACTGTGATTAAGTTTCagattttataatataataacatacaGAGTACAGGAAATGAAATGGAacacttaaaaatatgttagtcattttttaattagatatttgttataaatgttccatatattaaaacaagttagtataatttaaaaaaaaattttaaataattctatttttaatagcATATAATCtgcaaaattatatttcattattgtAATGTTTAGAAGGTACTGAAACAAGCACATAATTCTTACTATAGTaggataataaaataaagttatacaaaaatttatctaaaaaaaaattgacaaaattacataaaataacaaaacttgtaacatatattattagtaaaaataagtattttaCTGTTATTAATTCAATATTTGTGTcacattaaatatatcaagaattcagtatatataatgtaattattattcatttatgaAAGTAATTGCAAGGATATTatcacaaaataaaattagaagctttgatatatttaagccaaattaaattaaaaatatttatattaatataaaaatttatttaagctatatagtttatatatacctattaTATAACTATCATTTCAAATGATTcaacatatattttgttccGTAAATATTCAATCATGGATATAATTagtaatatgaaataatatataaataaaatataaattataaaatattttttgggCATTGAACTCAAATgtgtttaatataaatatccaataaaatatattatactagtcaattataaaaagattttataaaaaatgttatatcaTTGATAATTTGAAAACTTTATATGTTCTCATAATATTCTctctaattaaaaataagaaatactattatattaaaagattaaaaaagtGAACATACAACaatgttacatttttttaacaaaatgcTCAGAATGTTTTAGAAAATAcagataaaattaaacaaaattacttttatataaattttcaaaaacaaacatgaatatatatattatatattccgtttcaacatattaatataaacattCTAATTCTTATAATGGAGATTTTAATGTTAAGTGTTACAAtctaaataagtaaaaattttacctATTCATATCtgattaaatataattcacaAATACCATTTTTCAATGagatagaaaataaaaactttatataatatattttcaatataatatacattaaaaaatttattaagaatAGATTCAACACTATAATTAGAAACAAtatcaatataataattcgTTTTTTCCCTTCAATTAATTATGAAGTTTCATAATAcacaaattattaaaaacttATTAATTTTCCATATTCAAAAcgatattaatttattatatatttatatattcagaaTTATTCAATAAGAACAAAACCAAAGGATTTtcaagaatattttttcattaaatatattctgGTACATACAtctcataaaaatattatataaagtaaatattaatggttttttaatgtaaaaatatatatttatatatatgacagTTAAGCACGATATGCTCACatagttttattaaatactAAACAAGAAATGTGTATTGTTAATACAAAacaaacaatattttttccttcaaTTACCATAACAAATAGTAATTTTAGTATAAAACAGTGTACAGAATAGGAGACACTAATTAttagttaaaatataatttaactgagttctataaaattatacgaataactattatttattcacTTCAAAGCACAGACATATGTTATTCACAGAAatctatttatatgtaaaaatataattattataatatgtatatttagtTAAGCTTACATTATACATTAAAGTATAAATTGGAAGTTATTTAAGCGTTCAAAATTCACAAATATCgagaaacatatatttatatttttgtttatcaaAAAGActaatttaaatatgaatttataatattttagaaattatatccatatatattaagtatatcaataaaaatattataaatattacttaaCGTTAAAGACTTAATTGgagaaaaatgtatatttattattattcattttactcAGTTAtcaacttaattttattatatttttcattatttcttaagaTTTTACAAATTCCTTTTACAAGCACAATAATCAATGTAAGCATTAGTACACTAAATagtgataaatatatagtggACTTTACGGTTTGATCCCACGATTTTACGGcttcatataaaattttcaatatatttgttGTGTCCATCCCTTTCAATGCAGTATCCAAAGACTCCAAGTTAGATAATTCTGGTAATCCTATTccaaagaataaaaaaataacaaacatAGCAACTATATATccgtaatttttaaattttattttttttaaagctatattacaaattctcctttttttttcaagaaaatcatcataatcttttttcttaatccattttttttcaaaatggaaatgttttccatcaaacattccattattataatctattACTTCTGTATAGTGTTGTgccttatttaataaacttcTATTTGATTGTTTGCTTCTTCTATTAGCCCCTTTTGCATTATTagatgtatttttatattcaatGTCTTCATTATTTGGAAACTTTTCTTTTAAGCATACAATATTTGGATACATATCCTGTTTACATTTTGCTAGTATTCTATAATTacttttatgtaatattttgccggagttatattttctttccGTGGATTTAATAAACACATtctaaaaacataaatattaatttttaatttgaataaataaactaataataaaatactatgtaaagaaaataaaatgcgaaaaatgtaaataataataaatatatattatattattataccatATAATTGTTAAAATTCCATATCCATGAAAGAACGATAAACGCaaaacttttaatattattgttctcatttttttatctattaattaaatttttaatattttagtttatttaaaaaaaaaaaaaattaacaataatataatatagttCCAACGAAAAATGAAgctacatttattttaaaatttatttttattatttcttcataaataaagaataaaatttatatgactataatttattatacaacgtatgaaaagtaaaataactttaaatgtatattatataaccTTTACATTACGTTATTTGAAGATGAAAATAACCTAcgtaaatgtaatataattataatttattcataaatatttaaatatgtaattattttaatggaatatactaaataaattatatttttgttaattcgTTCAACATGAAATACGAAaaaacatatgtattttttcatgtaatttcaaaaaataatccATATACATAGAATATGGAACATAgagaatatagataatatacaatccaatatattaatacaatatGTACAAATCATAAAGATATTTCCcactaaaaattttaaaggtataaatattatattgtcGAAGgatctattttttattcttataaataat from Plasmodium malariae genome assembly, chromosome: 11 harbors:
- the PmUG01_11013000 gene encoding STP1 protein, with translation MENCIPKNFTLSGTAGFGLTLREPFTTIRTYIKNKTKFLETANNKDLFRNECKQLADYLINNMSPPQGTSQIMWESLLKFWLNQYFKGITNYGGCPMILKKEHKELLELKYKEEDFCKKRTIDLKEIENLKKTNSGKCETICLKKCKAYNAWIIEMQKQFEEKKSLFKNCYTKESPKKKSKKQIPEPVCNILDQNTFKELSECITPNSVETTESLLETESKGLETQIQNTDQIIPKSHVQQETDVQVTPEHPTEIESHISQPPPEHIKSEVSEIKHSTKETEDSQSLADASLEKAKISEDVHVASEDTNESSPPTVQDMQLSPDRENTQTTDKSSIYTLEHSPPQIPHTTGTTLNPRDKYTSSILISLVIIIIFSLFIKFALTGMFKKKKKISRRHVKFLRLLVPSFSNKKSKIFTDDPLEHTIYDDEEIIKKIKINELTKNVNLSKRTRDRSKIIVEVHMEVLEEFRNKEWENIQDEFLEICIDEFTKEDNITFPNLIDDDLIIENIKCISDIKKQNILWNKWIQRHKNLSQNLKKDDWFNNLKDEWKREVSYIQEMEEIKKKSSNENQKVSFLEREKDIWRQWISKKGMIIQQHLDQYWNNGLAEELQNISDEYVNEDTKNYVSLLNVEELKHKENYEELYKYIKKKLLTKLCILVLIAVLEECKKEVNLENRESYLDRSINEWKGERYSSKKQEITENIIEYNNNDIENKRNEEFDAHIWKDCFRNEIEDWIREDDLYANSIVSDRTVDKSDEIAEKPFL
- the PmUG01_11013100 gene encoding tryptophan-rich protein, with the translated sequence MNGLFFFILASAVIFKLSSTSLIDGCCSGIFTGKTKPPLCKSYTTSEDMPTVYLRQTIDKNILSESRKAFDWELWLKKQEKEMIEDFEKENDAWFKNKDKAFNNFLNKLEEKWSHYNPRMHEEYQTDLYDVCSNWSDDEWIEWFRTRGLDYIISDFESWFNENIPSYNKIMRSKFIKLSKRKKYEWDAYPNRFYEARYWVHWNEKALYEDPDINIKVSAYLYWIKRRKNEKKQWDCLIKRIKKKYVDNKIPAFTQWCEKTTEAYNNWLLYFYINWIENKYWNWWIKEKKMK
- the PmUG01_11013200 gene encoding fam-m protein; this translates as MRTIILKNVFIKSTERKYNSGKILHKSNYRILAKCKQDMYPNIVCLKEKFPNNEDIEYKNTSNNAKGANRRSKQSNRSLLNKAQHYTEVIDYNNGMFDGKHFHFEKKWIKKKDYDDFLEKKRRICNIALKKIKFKNYGYIVAMFVIFLFFGIGLPELSNLESLDTALKGMDTTNILKILYEAVKSWDQTVKSTIYLSLFSVLMLTLIIVLVKGICKILRNNEKYNKIKLITE